One genomic window of Cupriavidus malaysiensis includes the following:
- the rpsI gene encoding 30S ribosomal protein S9 yields MIGNWNYGTGRRKSAVARVFIKSGKGDIIVNGKPIKEYFARETSLMIVRQPLELTSHGETFDIKVNVNGGGETGQAGAVRHGITRALIDYDATLKSALSKAGYVTRDAREVERKKVGLHKARRRKQFSKR; encoded by the coding sequence ATGATCGGAAACTGGAATTACGGTACCGGCCGCCGCAAGAGCGCTGTGGCTCGTGTCTTCATCAAGTCGGGCAAGGGCGACATCATCGTCAACGGCAAGCCCATCAAAGAGTATTTCGCTCGCGAAACCTCGCTGATGATCGTGCGCCAGCCGCTGGAACTGACCTCGCACGGCGAGACCTTCGATATCAAGGTCAACGTGAACGGTGGTGGCGAAACCGGCCAGGCCGGTGCCGTGCGCCACGGTATCACCCGTGCCCTGATCGACTACGATGCCACGCTGAAGTCCGCGCTGTCGAAGGCCGGCTACGTCACCCGCGATGCGCGTGAAGTGGAACGTAAGAAGGTCGGTCTGCACAAGGCACGCCGCCGCAAGCAGTTCTCGAAGCGCTGA
- a CDS encoding M16 family metallopeptidase codes for MRLPTQANTTPLAALALACSLLLNAVPACALSSVPVPPAASTLPARVTSVEGITEYRLPNGLRILLAPDAAQPVTTVNVTYLVGSRHENYGETGMAHLLEHLLFKGTPAYPGDTIPREFARRGMQFNGTTAQDRTNYFATFAASEDNLDWILRMEADRMVHSFIARSSLDSEMTVVRNELEMGQNNPNSVLLQQVVAAAYQWHNYGHAPIGARSDVEQVGIERLQAFYRRYYQPDNAVLVITGKFDRDATLERVARYFGAVPRPARALPAEHTVEPPQEGPREVTLNRTGDVPAVMAHYHIAPGAHADTAAMALLADILTSAPGGRLYRALVESGKASAQGGILRALKDPGSAIFVAVAGKDKPLAPAREALLAELEGFAARPVTAEELERARTRLLNAYEETLNDPAAYGLALSEAIAKGDWRLFLIGRDRIAQASLEDVQRVALHYLQPANRTLGQFVPTAQPQRTTIPAPLGQAEIAAMVDGYQGKPAAAPIAAFDPSPANIEAGTLRPTLANGMQLSLLPKPTRGGSVSGVLYLRMGDTASLQGLDAAGGLTAAMLVRGAGALDFRQVADRLEALKAGVSISGDAERVTVRFQTRRAYLPDLLALLRDVLRAPQFPASELETLRSRAIAGLEGQLTEPGALARNALARHGDPYPAGDPRHTDTLEERIAALRRVRVEDLKDFHTRFYGSSHAQLALVGDFDPAATKEQLATLFGDWSAPAPFTRVPRPYLDIAPAAIVLRTPDKASAVYVANLPVKLTTEDADYPLLLIANRVFGGASLKSRLADRLRQRDGISYAVASMLRIGSLDDAGSFALQAQYAPQNLDKLRRAVDEELARLVKDGITEEELAEARNGLLQEAAVGRSDDGALAANLANQRYLGRTMLVSAEREEKIRQASVAAVNAALRAHLDPARLTQVYAGDFPATAEAPARP; via the coding sequence ATGCGCCTGCCCACCCAAGCCAACACGACCCCACTCGCCGCCCTTGCCCTGGCCTGCAGCCTGCTGCTGAACGCCGTCCCCGCCTGCGCGCTCAGTTCCGTGCCGGTCCCGCCCGCGGCGAGCACGCTGCCCGCCCGGGTCACCTCGGTGGAGGGCATCACAGAATACCGCCTGCCCAACGGCCTGCGCATCCTGCTGGCGCCGGACGCGGCACAGCCGGTCACCACCGTGAACGTCACCTACCTGGTCGGCAGCCGTCACGAGAACTACGGCGAAACTGGCATGGCGCACCTGCTGGAGCACCTGCTGTTCAAGGGCACGCCGGCCTATCCTGGCGATACGATCCCGCGCGAGTTCGCACGCCGTGGGATGCAGTTCAACGGCACCACCGCCCAGGACCGCACCAACTATTTCGCCACCTTCGCCGCCAGCGAGGACAACCTCGACTGGATCCTGCGCATGGAGGCCGACCGCATGGTCCACAGCTTCATCGCCAGGTCGTCGCTGGACAGCGAGATGACGGTGGTGCGCAATGAACTGGAGATGGGGCAGAACAATCCGAACAGTGTGCTGTTGCAGCAGGTGGTGGCCGCCGCCTACCAGTGGCACAACTACGGCCATGCGCCGATCGGCGCGCGCAGCGACGTCGAACAGGTGGGCATCGAGCGCCTGCAGGCCTTCTACCGGCGCTACTACCAGCCCGACAACGCCGTGCTGGTGATAACCGGCAAGTTCGACCGGGATGCCACGCTGGAGCGGGTCGCGCGCTACTTCGGCGCCGTGCCGCGGCCGGCACGGGCGCTGCCCGCCGAGCATACCGTGGAGCCGCCGCAGGAAGGCCCGCGCGAGGTGACCCTGAACCGGACCGGCGATGTGCCGGCGGTGATGGCGCACTACCATATCGCTCCGGGCGCCCATGCCGATACGGCGGCGATGGCGCTGCTGGCCGACATCCTCACCAGCGCGCCGGGCGGCCGCCTCTACCGCGCCCTGGTCGAGAGCGGCAAGGCATCGGCGCAGGGCGGCATCCTGCGCGCGCTCAAGGATCCGGGCTCCGCGATCTTCGTCGCCGTGGCCGGCAAGGACAAGCCGCTGGCGCCGGCGCGCGAGGCCCTGCTGGCCGAGCTGGAGGGCTTCGCCGCGCGGCCGGTCACGGCCGAAGAGCTGGAGCGTGCCCGCACGCGGCTGCTGAACGCCTACGAAGAGACCCTGAACGACCCCGCCGCTTACGGGCTGGCCTTGTCGGAAGCCATCGCCAAGGGCGACTGGCGCCTGTTCCTGATCGGCCGCGACCGCATCGCGCAAGCCAGCCTGGAAGACGTGCAGCGCGTGGCACTGCACTATCTCCAGCCGGCCAACCGCACCCTGGGCCAGTTCGTGCCAACCGCCCAGCCGCAGCGCACGACCATTCCGGCACCGCTCGGCCAGGCCGAGATCGCGGCCATGGTCGATGGCTACCAGGGCAAGCCGGCGGCGGCTCCGATCGCCGCGTTCGATCCCTCGCCGGCCAATATCGAGGCCGGCACGCTGCGGCCCACGCTCGCCAACGGCATGCAGCTCAGCCTGCTGCCGAAGCCGACGCGCGGTGGCAGCGTGAGCGGCGTGCTGTACCTGCGCATGGGCGACACGGCCAGCCTGCAGGGACTGGATGCCGCGGGCGGCCTGACCGCCGCCATGCTGGTGCGCGGCGCGGGGGCGCTGGACTTCCGCCAGGTCGCCGACCGCCTGGAGGCTCTCAAGGCAGGCGTCTCGATCAGCGGCGATGCGGAACGGGTCACGGTGCGTTTCCAGACGCGCCGGGCCTACCTGCCCGACCTGCTGGCATTGCTGCGTGACGTGTTACGCGCGCCGCAGTTCCCGGCCAGCGAGCTGGAAACCCTGCGCAGCCGGGCGATCGCGGGACTGGAAGGCCAGCTCACCGAGCCCGGCGCGCTGGCGCGCAACGCCCTGGCACGCCACGGCGACCCCTACCCGGCAGGCGACCCGCGCCATACCGACACCCTCGAAGAGCGTATCGCCGCCCTGCGGCGCGTGCGCGTCGAAGACCTCAAGGACTTCCACACCCGCTTCTACGGCAGCAGCCACGCCCAGCTCGCGCTGGTCGGCGACTTCGATCCCGCCGCCACCAAGGAGCAGCTCGCCACCCTGTTCGGCGACTGGAGCGCGCCGGCACCGTTCACCCGCGTGCCGCGCCCCTACCTCGACATCGCCCCGGCCGCCATCGTGCTGCGCACGCCTGACAAGGCCAGCGCCGTTTATGTGGCGAACCTGCCGGTCAAGCTGACCACCGAGGATGCCGACTATCCTTTGCTGCTGATCGCCAACCGCGTGTTCGGCGGTGCCAGCCTGAAGAGCCGGCTGGCCGACCGGCTGCGCCAGCGCGACGGCATCAGCTATGCGGTCGCCAGCATGCTGCGCATCGGCTCGCTGGACGATGCCGGCAGCTTCGCGCTGCAGGCGCAATATGCGCCGCAGAACCTCGACAAGCTGCGTCGCGCGGTCGACGAGGAACTGGCGCGGCTGGTCAAGGACGGGATCACCGAGGAAGAACTGGCCGAGGCCAGGAACGGACTGCTGCAGGAGGCCGCGGTCGGCCGCAGCGACGATGGCGCGCTGGCCGCCAACCTGGCCAACCAGCGCTATCTGGGCCGCACCATGCTGGTCTCCGCCGAACGCGAGGAGAAGATCCGCCAGGCAAGCGTCGCGGCGGTCAACGCGGCCTTGCGCGCGCATCTCGACCCGGCCCGGCTGACCCAGGTCTACGCCGGCGATTTCCCCGCGACCGCCGAGGCACCGGCCCGGCCTTGA
- a CDS encoding phytanoyl-CoA dioxygenase family protein: MEISTQQIEAYQRDGALVLRGAFSDWVEPLREGFAQNLAQPGPFAIENVRGGERGRFFEDYCNWQRIAPFEDFIRRSPAAAIAGRIMGASAVQVFHEHILVKEPGTDKPTPWHQDLPYYCVDGLQTASYWIPLDPVDATNTLRVVLGSHRWPKLVRPKRWASNENFYAGRDSFMDMPDVEDGSHRIVAPQLAPGDAVVFDFRTVHGAAGNQGTGRRRAFSARFLGDDVRFIERPGRTSPPFPGIGQRDGERLREDWFPVVWRAPAVQA; the protein is encoded by the coding sequence ATGGAAATCAGCACGCAACAGATCGAGGCCTACCAGCGCGATGGCGCGCTCGTGCTGCGCGGTGCCTTCAGCGACTGGGTCGAGCCCCTGCGCGAGGGCTTCGCGCAGAACCTGGCGCAGCCCGGTCCCTTCGCCATCGAGAATGTACGCGGGGGCGAGCGCGGCCGCTTCTTCGAGGACTATTGCAACTGGCAGCGCATCGCGCCGTTCGAGGACTTCATCCGCCGCTCGCCCGCCGCGGCCATCGCCGGCCGCATCATGGGCGCCAGTGCGGTGCAGGTCTTCCACGAGCACATCCTGGTCAAGGAACCCGGCACCGACAAGCCGACGCCCTGGCACCAGGACCTGCCTTACTATTGCGTGGATGGCCTGCAGACCGCCAGCTACTGGATCCCGCTGGACCCGGTCGACGCCACCAACACCCTGCGCGTGGTCCTGGGTTCGCACCGCTGGCCCAAGCTGGTGCGGCCCAAGCGCTGGGCCAGCAACGAGAACTTCTATGCCGGCCGCGACAGCTTCATGGACATGCCCGACGTCGAGGACGGCAGCCATCGGATCGTCGCTCCGCAACTGGCCCCCGGCGATGCCGTGGTCTTCGATTTCCGCACCGTGCACGGTGCGGCGGGCAACCAGGGCACAGGCCGCCGACGCGCCTTCTCGGCGCGCTTCCTCGGCGACGACGTACGCTTCATCGAGCGCCCGGGGCGCACCTCGCCGCCCTTCCCCGGTATCGGCCAGCGCGATGGCGAGCGGTTGCGCGAAGACTGGTTCCCCGTGGTCTGGCGCGCACCCGCCGTCCAGGCGTAG
- a CDS encoding LysR family transcriptional regulator produces MIPFSFRQLEYFIAAAEQGSISAAARARHVSQPSVSQAIAQLEQALGEALFHRRISRGLELTPAGQRLLGRARDILALAADLGGAGAGQAALSGQLAIACFQDLGPYYLPRLLAGFRQRHPAVEVTLLESDLASVHRALGSGKAELALTYDLGFDAGVERWTLAQLAPHALLPGDHALARLPAVSLQELAGQVLILEDIAQTREYFLSLFWAQGLRPRALQYTQTFEMQRGLVAHGYGVALSCTRPAGDQSYDGRPLACRPLRDAVEPQRVVLACSPAMRPAPLARAFLAWVRQTVPEAAEGGAA; encoded by the coding sequence ATGATCCCCTTTTCCTTTCGTCAGCTCGAGTACTTCATCGCCGCCGCGGAGCAGGGCAGCATCAGCGCCGCCGCCCGCGCGCGCCACGTTTCGCAGCCCTCGGTATCGCAAGCCATCGCACAACTCGAGCAGGCGCTCGGCGAGGCCTTGTTCCACCGCCGCATCAGCCGCGGGCTGGAGCTGACGCCTGCCGGCCAGCGCCTGCTGGGGCGTGCCCGCGACATCCTGGCGCTGGCGGCGGACCTGGGCGGCGCGGGCGCCGGCCAGGCCGCGCTGTCGGGCCAGCTGGCCATCGCCTGCTTCCAGGACCTCGGGCCGTACTACCTGCCGCGCCTGCTGGCCGGCTTCCGGCAGCGCCACCCGGCGGTGGAGGTGACCTTGCTCGAGTCGGACCTGGCCAGCGTCCACCGCGCACTGGGCAGCGGCAAGGCCGAACTGGCGCTGACCTACGATCTGGGCTTCGATGCCGGCGTGGAGCGCTGGACCCTGGCGCAACTGGCGCCCCATGCCCTGCTGCCGGGCGACCATGCGCTGGCGCGGCTGCCGGCCGTCAGCCTGCAGGAACTGGCCGGGCAGGTGCTGATCCTCGAGGACATCGCGCAGACGCGCGAGTATTTTCTTTCCTTGTTCTGGGCGCAGGGCTTGCGTCCGCGCGCGCTGCAGTACACGCAGACCTTCGAGATGCAGCGCGGGCTGGTCGCGCACGGCTATGGGGTGGCGCTGTCCTGTACGCGCCCGGCGGGGGATCAAAGCTATGACGGCAGGCCGCTTGCCTGCCGTCCATTGCGCGACGCGGTCGAGCCGCAGCGTGTCGTGCTGGCCTGCTCGCCGGCGATGCGGCCGGCACCGCTGGCGCGGGCCTTTCTGGCGTGGGTGCGGCAGACCGTTCCGGAAGCGGCCGAAGGCGGCGCAGCGTGA
- a CDS encoding bactofilin family protein — MLFSKKKGLTIDTLIGREAVIDGDLSFAGGLRLDGRVRGNVVALAGQPSMLVLSESGRVEGEVRVAHLVLNGTVAGPVYASELLELQSQARVHGEVHYAALEMQQGALVEGRLVPRVQGETRALPAPAEAGASDAAAVGEDAGLANVADAEAASEGADPVPPPAAAEARAVAGASDAAQAAPREEAALTAVAGLRQRSAA, encoded by the coding sequence ATGTTGTTTTCGAAGAAGAAAGGCCTGACGATCGATACCCTGATCGGCCGCGAGGCGGTGATCGACGGAGATCTGTCCTTTGCCGGCGGCCTGCGCCTGGACGGGCGCGTGCGCGGCAACGTGGTGGCGCTGGCAGGCCAGCCCAGCATGCTGGTGCTCAGCGAGAGCGGCCGCGTCGAGGGCGAAGTGCGGGTCGCCCATCTCGTGCTCAACGGCACCGTGGCCGGGCCTGTGTATGCCAGTGAACTGCTGGAGCTGCAGTCGCAGGCCAGGGTGCATGGCGAAGTGCATTATGCAGCTCTCGAGATGCAGCAGGGGGCTCTTGTCGAGGGCCGTCTCGTGCCGCGGGTGCAGGGCGAAACGCGGGCGTTGCCGGCGCCGGCCGAGGCCGGTGCAAGCGATGCCGCTGCCGTGGGCGAGGACGCCGGCCTGGCCAACGTGGCCGATGCGGAGGCTGCGAGCGAAGGGGCCGATCCGGTACCGCCGCCAGCCGCAGCCGAGGCGCGGGCTGTGGCTGGCGCCTCGGACGCCGCACAGGCGGCGCCGCGCGAAGAGGCGGCGCTGACCGCGGTGGCGGGTCTGCGCCAACGGAGTGCCGCTTGA
- a CDS encoding OsmC family protein, which produces MECKVTWTGPEGMSFIAQTGSGHLVTMDGAPDGGGHNLAPRPMEMVLLGTGGCTAYDVVLILKRGRHDVRGCSVKLEAERAGEDPKVFTRINFHFVVTGHNLSPAAVERAVTLSHEKYCSASIMLAKTAEITHSVEIVEG; this is translated from the coding sequence ATGGAATGCAAAGTAACTTGGACGGGCCCGGAGGGGATGAGCTTCATCGCCCAGACCGGCAGTGGTCATCTGGTGACCATGGACGGTGCGCCGGATGGCGGCGGCCACAACCTGGCACCGCGCCCGATGGAGATGGTGCTGCTCGGCACCGGCGGCTGCACCGCTTATGACGTGGTATTGATCCTCAAGCGCGGCCGGCACGATGTGCGCGGCTGCAGCGTCAAGCTCGAAGCCGAGCGGGCCGGCGAGGATCCGAAGGTGTTCACGCGCATCAACTTCCACTTCGTCGTTACCGGGCACAACCTGAGCCCAGCCGCGGTGGAGCGCGCGGTGACGCTATCGCATGAGAAATACTGCTCGGCCTCGATCATGCTGGCCAAGACCGCCGAGATCACCCACAGCGTGGAAATCGTCGAAGGCTGA
- a CDS encoding anhydro-N-acetylmuramic acid kinase, protein MTLNARFIGIMSGTSMDGADGVLVDFSGPRPLVLAAAHQPFDAALREAFGALQQPGPDEVHREALAANALAHVYADCTATLLREAGLGSEDVCAIGAHGQTIRHRPGQYDGIGYTRQSQHPALLAELAGIDVVADFRSRDVAAGGQGAPLVPALHHALFGAAGETRVACNIGGISNISILPAADSGRPVTGFDCGPGNALLDHWIASRRGLPYDAGGAWGASGSVNVALLQRLRDEDYFRAPPPKSTGRDLFHPAWLDARLGAAGELPPADVQATLGALTAGAIAADVRAYAPDARRLIVCGGGARNAHVMACLAQELPGVSVQTSADFGVPVSQVEGIAFAWLARQCLQRAAGNVPTVTGAAGPRVLGALYPR, encoded by the coding sequence ATGACCCTCAATGCACGCTTTATCGGCATCATGTCCGGCACCAGCATGGATGGGGCCGACGGCGTGCTGGTCGACTTCTCCGGTCCGCGCCCGCTGGTGCTGGCCGCCGCCCACCAGCCCTTCGACGCGGCGCTGCGCGAGGCCTTCGGCGCGCTGCAGCAGCCGGGGCCCGACGAGGTCCACCGCGAGGCGCTCGCCGCCAATGCACTGGCGCACGTCTACGCCGACTGCACGGCCACGCTGTTGCGCGAAGCCGGCCTCGGCAGCGAGGATGTCTGCGCCATCGGCGCGCATGGCCAGACCATCCGCCACCGCCCCGGGCAGTATGATGGCATCGGCTACACGCGCCAGAGCCAGCATCCTGCCCTGCTGGCCGAGCTGGCCGGCATCGACGTGGTGGCCGATTTCCGCAGCCGCGACGTGGCTGCCGGCGGCCAGGGCGCACCGCTGGTGCCGGCCTTGCACCACGCCCTGTTCGGCGCGGCCGGCGAAACCCGCGTGGCCTGCAATATCGGTGGCATCTCCAACATCAGCATCCTGCCGGCGGCCGACAGCGGCCGGCCGGTGACCGGCTTCGATTGCGGCCCCGGCAATGCCCTGCTCGACCACTGGATCGCCAGCCGGCGCGGCCTGCCCTACGATGCCGGCGGTGCCTGGGGCGCCAGCGGCAGCGTCAACGTGGCGCTGCTGCAGCGGCTGCGCGACGAGGACTATTTCCGTGCGCCGCCGCCCAAGAGCACCGGGCGCGACCTGTTCCATCCGGCCTGGCTGGACGCCCGCCTGGGTGCCGCCGGCGAATTGCCGCCAGCCGACGTGCAGGCCACACTGGGTGCGCTGACCGCCGGCGCCATCGCCGCCGACGTGCGCGCCTACGCGCCCGATGCGCGCCGGCTGATCGTGTGCGGCGGCGGCGCCCGCAATGCGCATGTCATGGCCTGCCTGGCGCAGGAACTGCCCGGCGTCTCGGTGCAGACCAGCGCGGACTTCGGCGTGCCGGTCTCGCAGGTAGAGGGCATCGCCTTCGCGTGGCTGGCGCGCCAGTGCCTGCAGCGGGCCGCCGGCAACGTGCCGACCGTGACCGGTGCCGCCGGGCCGCGCGTGCTGGGCGCGCTCTACCCCCGCTGA
- the erpA gene encoding iron-sulfur cluster insertion protein ErpA, whose translation MNAVAEAPVTEDVPAPFVFTDSAADKVKELIEEEGNANLKLRVFVQGGGCSGFQYGFTFDEDVNEDDTTMQKNGVTLLIDSMSYQYLVGAEIDYKEDINGAQFVIKNPNATTTCGCGSSFSV comes from the coding sequence ATGAACGCAGTCGCCGAGGCACCCGTTACCGAGGACGTGCCGGCCCCGTTCGTCTTTACCGACAGCGCTGCCGACAAGGTCAAGGAACTGATCGAGGAAGAAGGCAACGCCAACCTGAAGCTGCGCGTGTTCGTGCAGGGCGGCGGTTGCTCCGGCTTCCAGTACGGCTTCACCTTCGATGAAGACGTCAACGAAGACGACACCACGATGCAGAAGAACGGCGTCACCTTGCTGATCGACTCGATGAGCTACCAGTACCTGGTCGGCGCCGAGATCGATTACAAGGAAGACATCAACGGTGCGCAGTTCGTGATCAAGAACCCGAACGCGACCACCACCTGCGGCTGCGGCTCGTCCTTCTCGGTCTGA
- the pyrC gene encoding dihydroorotase has translation MTQTLTITRPDDWHLHLRDGAALAAVLPDTARQFARAIIMPNLKPPVTTVEQAAAYRARILAALPAELQFEPLMTLYLTDNTPAEEIVAAKASGFVHGVKLYPAGATTNSDAGVTDLRRCAGALEAMQRVGLPLLVHGEVTDGDIDIFDREAVFIDRVMTPLRRDFPELKVVFEHITTKDAAQYVRDAAGPVAATITAHHLLYNRNAIFTGGIRPHYYCLPVLKREIHREALVAAATSGSDRFFLGTDSAPHARGLKEHACGCAGCYTALHAMELYAEAFDAAGALDKLEAFASFNGPAFYGLPRNAGTLTLTREDWELPAELPYGDTTLVPLRAGEVLRWKAK, from the coding sequence ATGACCCAGACCCTCACCATCACCCGCCCGGACGACTGGCACCTGCACCTGCGCGACGGCGCTGCCCTGGCCGCCGTGCTGCCCGATACCGCCCGCCAGTTCGCGCGCGCCATCATCATGCCCAACCTGAAGCCGCCGGTGACCACGGTCGAGCAGGCCGCGGCCTATCGCGCGCGCATCCTGGCGGCGCTGCCGGCAGAACTGCAGTTCGAGCCGCTGATGACCCTGTACCTGACCGACAACACGCCGGCCGAAGAGATCGTCGCAGCCAAGGCGAGCGGCTTCGTGCACGGCGTCAAGCTGTATCCGGCCGGCGCCACCACCAACAGCGATGCCGGCGTGACCGACCTGCGGCGCTGTGCGGGTGCGCTGGAAGCGATGCAGCGCGTCGGGCTGCCGCTGCTGGTGCACGGTGAAGTCACCGACGGCGACATCGATATCTTCGACCGCGAGGCGGTCTTCATCGACCGTGTGATGACGCCGCTGCGCCGCGACTTCCCGGAACTGAAGGTGGTGTTCGAACACATCACAACGAAGGACGCCGCACAATACGTGCGCGACGCGGCAGGTCCGGTGGCAGCCACCATCACCGCCCACCACCTGCTGTACAACCGCAACGCCATCTTCACCGGCGGCATCCGCCCGCACTACTACTGCCTGCCGGTGCTCAAGCGCGAGATCCACCGCGAGGCGCTGGTGGCGGCGGCGACCTCGGGCAGCGACCGTTTCTTCCTCGGCACCGACAGCGCGCCGCACGCGCGCGGCCTGAAGGAGCACGCCTGCGGCTGCGCCGGCTGCTACACCGCCTTGCATGCGATGGAACTGTACGCCGAAGCCTTCGATGCGGCCGGCGCGCTCGACAAGCTGGAAGCCTTCGCCAGCTTCAACGGCCCGGCCTTCTACGGCCTGCCGCGCAATGCCGGCACGCTGACGCTGACGCGCGAAGACTGGGAGCTGCCCGCCGAGCTGCCCTACGGCGACACCACGCTGGTACCGCTGCGCGCCGGCGAGGTGCTGCGCTGGAAGGCGAAGTAA
- the rplM gene encoding 50S ribosomal protein L13, with the protein MKTFSAKPHEVKRDWYVIDATDKVLGRVASEVARRLRGKHKPEFTPHVDTGDYIIIVNAAKLRVTGTKETDKKYYRHTGYPGGIYETTFGKMQQRFPGRALEKAVKGMLPKGPLGYAMIKKLKVYAEAEHPHEAQQPKALEI; encoded by the coding sequence ATGAAGACCTTTTCCGCCAAGCCTCACGAGGTAAAGCGCGACTGGTACGTGATTGACGCGACGGACAAAGTCCTCGGCCGTGTCGCCAGCGAAGTGGCACGCCGTCTGCGCGGCAAGCACAAGCCGGAATTCACTCCGCACGTCGACACCGGTGATTACATCATCATCGTCAATGCAGCCAAGCTGCGTGTCACGGGTACCAAAGAAACGGACAAGAAGTACTATCGCCACACGGGCTACCCGGGCGGTATCTACGAAACCACGTTCGGCAAGATGCAGCAGCGTTTCCCGGGCCGCGCCCTGGAGAAGGCTGTCAAGGGCATGCTGCCGAAGGGTCCGCTGGGCTACGCGATGATCAAGAAGCTGAAGGTGTACGCCGAAGCCGAGCATCCGCACGAAGCGCAGCAGCCTAAGGCGCTGGAAATCTAA
- a CDS encoding DUF3025 domain-containing protein, with amino-acid sequence MPAGAPAPDAALAAALAAIDWSRPWFAPLRALGQPLACAVAAGADLRGALDACAAPLGLCNDAGLPLHFVPQAALPDGCAYEAHIHATGAVPTRDNLHDFFNALVWLHFPAAKRLLNRLQAAAIARDGVQASRGPVRDAATLFDENAVLFLSAEPALESALRGFGWRALFVEARIAWHDRCTVLPFGHALLEKLVRPYKSVTAHAWPLDLAPAGVAHGGKSQAAPPEAPDCRAVDEAVAASLRAAVAQGQFAPRRFAPLPVLGVPGWCADNGDPAYYEDTAVFRPGRRAA; translated from the coding sequence ATGCCGGCCGGCGCGCCGGCTCCGGACGCGGCCCTGGCCGCGGCGCTGGCCGCCATCGACTGGTCGCGGCCCTGGTTCGCGCCGCTGCGCGCGCTTGGCCAGCCCCTGGCCTGCGCCGTAGCGGCGGGCGCCGACCTGCGCGGGGCGCTCGATGCCTGCGCGGCGCCGCTGGGCCTGTGCAACGACGCAGGGCTGCCGCTGCACTTCGTGCCTCAGGCCGCGCTGCCCGACGGCTGCGCCTATGAAGCGCACATCCATGCCACCGGCGCGGTGCCCACGCGGGACAATCTGCACGACTTCTTCAATGCGCTGGTGTGGCTGCATTTCCCCGCCGCCAAGCGTCTGCTCAATCGGCTGCAGGCGGCCGCCATCGCGCGCGACGGCGTGCAGGCCAGTCGGGGCCCGGTGCGCGACGCGGCCACCCTGTTCGACGAGAACGCCGTGCTGTTCCTGAGCGCGGAGCCCGCCCTGGAGTCCGCCCTGCGCGGCTTCGGCTGGCGCGCGCTGTTCGTCGAGGCGCGCATTGCCTGGCATGACCGCTGCACGGTCCTGCCTTTCGGCCATGCCCTGCTGGAGAAGCTGGTGCGGCCCTACAAGTCGGTCACCGCACACGCCTGGCCGCTGGACCTGGCGCCGGCGGGCGTGGCACATGGTGGAAAATCGCAAGCAGCGCCGCCGGAGGCGCCGGACTGCCGGGCCGTGGACGAGGCCGTCGCCGCGTCCTTGCGGGCGGCCGTGGCGCAAGGCCAGTTCGCGCCGCGCCGTTTCGCGCCGCTGCCGGTGCTGGGCGTGCCCGGCTGGTGCGCGGACAATGGCGATCCCGCCTATTACGAGGACACCGCCGTGTTCCGGCCGGGGCGCCGCGCTGCCTGA